One Sporocytophaga myxococcoides DNA segment encodes these proteins:
- the leuC gene encoding 3-isopropylmalate dehydratase large subunit codes for MAAKTLFDKVWDAHVVTEIKGGPSVLYIDKHLVHEVTSPQAFAGLEKRGISLFRLQNTLATADHNVPTKDQHLPIKEALSRQQVEKLTENCNKFGVTLYGLGHPYQGIVHVIGPELGVTLPGMTMVCGDSHTSTHGAFGSIAFGIGTSEVEQVMATQCLMQSKPKTMKIEINGKLGKGVVSKDIILYIISKISAAGGTGYFVEFAGSAIRSLSMEARMTICNMSIEMGARGGMIAPDETTFEYIKGREFAPKGAKFDEAVAYWKTLYSDEDAKFDQVLTYKAEDIEPMITYGTNPGMGIKVSGHIPAETEIDAASRLSFKKSLEYMDFQPGASLIGKQVNYVFIGSCTNSRIEDLRLVAEFVKGKKKAANINAYVIPGSKQVEKQAIAEGIDKVLAEAGFELREPGCSACLGMNEDKVPKGEYCVSTSNRNFEGRQGPGARTLLASPLTAAAVAVSGKIVDVRDFNLN; via the coding sequence TTGGCTGCTAAAACTTTATTTGACAAAGTCTGGGATGCACACGTGGTTACTGAAATAAAAGGCGGACCCAGTGTATTGTATATTGACAAACATCTTGTTCACGAAGTGACAAGTCCTCAGGCTTTCGCAGGTCTTGAGAAAAGAGGTATCTCTCTTTTCAGATTACAGAATACGCTTGCTACTGCCGATCATAATGTTCCTACGAAAGATCAGCACTTGCCAATAAAAGAAGCTTTATCCAGACAGCAGGTGGAAAAGCTGACCGAAAACTGCAATAAATTCGGTGTAACGCTTTACGGCTTGGGACACCCATACCAGGGTATCGTTCACGTGATTGGTCCTGAATTGGGTGTAACCCTTCCAGGTATGACCATGGTGTGCGGTGATAGCCATACTTCAACGCATGGAGCTTTTGGCTCAATTGCTTTCGGTATCGGAACCAGCGAAGTGGAACAGGTAATGGCAACTCAATGCCTGATGCAAAGCAAACCTAAAACCATGAAAATTGAGATCAATGGTAAATTAGGAAAAGGCGTTGTTTCAAAAGATATTATCCTTTATATCATTTCTAAAATCAGCGCTGCTGGAGGTACCGGATACTTTGTGGAATTTGCAGGATCTGCCATCAGATCTCTTTCTATGGAGGCCAGAATGACTATCTGTAATATGAGTATCGAAATGGGTGCAAGGGGAGGAATGATTGCTCCCGATGAGACTACTTTCGAATATATCAAAGGTCGTGAGTTTGCCCCTAAAGGTGCAAAATTTGACGAAGCTGTTGCTTACTGGAAGACTTTATATTCTGATGAAGATGCAAAGTTCGATCAGGTTTTAACATATAAGGCTGAGGATATTGAGCCAATGATTACCTACGGGACAAATCCGGGTATGGGAATCAAGGTAAGTGGACATATTCCTGCTGAAACTGAAATTGACGCAGCAAGCAGACTTTCTTTTAAGAAATCCCTTGAATATATGGATTTCCAACCAGGAGCAAGTCTTATTGGAAAACAAGTAAATTATGTTTTCATCGGAAGCTGTACCAATTCTAGAATCGAAGATTTAAGATTGGTAGCTGAGTTCGTAAAAGGAAAGAAAAAGGCTGCAAATATCAATGCCTATGTAATACCAGGCTCTAAGCAGGTTGAAAAACAGGCTATAGCAGAAGGTATAGATAAAGTATTGGCAGAAGCAGGTTTTGAGCTTAGAGAGCCAGGGTGTTCTGCATGTCTTGGAATGAATGAAGATAAAGTGCCGAAAGGAGAATACTGTGTGTCGACTTCAAACAGAAACTTTGAAGGTCGTCAGGGACCAGGCGCACGTACATTGCTTGCAAGTCCATTAACTGCGGCAGCAGTAGCGGTAAGCGGTAAAATTGTTGATGTTCGTGACTTTAATCTAAATTAA
- the leuD gene encoding 3-isopropylmalate dehydratase small subunit: protein MEKFVTITSNITPLAIEDIDTDQIIPARFLKATTREGFGDNLFRDWRYDEQNNPKKDFVLNNQDFAGSKILVAGKNFGCGSSREHAAWAITDAGFKVVVSSFFADIFKNNALNNGLLPVQVSQQFLNTVFEKVQADKNLKLNVDLEKQKIEIVGHNVSESFEINDYKKTCLINGYDDIDYLLSIKDKIEAYEKGSKYLSLISK from the coding sequence ATGGAAAAATTTGTAACAATCACTTCAAATATAACTCCTCTTGCCATAGAGGATATCGATACAGACCAGATCATTCCTGCAAGGTTTCTTAAAGCTACTACGAGAGAAGGTTTTGGAGACAACCTTTTCAGGGACTGGAGATATGATGAGCAGAACAATCCGAAAAAAGATTTTGTGTTAAACAATCAGGATTTTGCAGGCTCAAAAATCCTTGTAGCAGGTAAAAACTTTGGTTGCGGTTCAAGCCGAGAGCATGCAGCCTGGGCAATTACAGATGCTGGGTTTAAAGTGGTAGTATCGAGCTTTTTTGCAGATATCTTTAAAAACAATGCTTTGAACAATGGCCTTCTGCCTGTTCAGGTTTCTCAGCAGTTTTTAAATACAGTTTTTGAAAAAGTACAAGCTGATAAAAACTTAAAACTTAATGTAGATCTTGAGAAGCAAAAGATAGAAATCGTTGGTCACAATGTTTCAGAGTCTTTTGAAATCAATGACTACAAGAAGACTTGTCTGATCAATGGATATGATGATATAGATTACCTTTTAAGTATTAAAGACAAAATCGAGGCTTACGAAAAAGGAAGTAAATATTTAAGTCTGATCTCTAAATAA
- the leuB gene encoding 3-isopropylmalate dehydrogenase codes for MKKNIAVLKGDGIGPEVTDQALKALKAIEEVYGHEFTYTEALIGAIAIDVTGNPFPEETFKTCQASDAILFGAIGHPKYDNDPNAPVRPEQGLLAMRKSLGLFANIRPINTYKILANSSPLRADLVDGVDFVVFRELTGGIYFGQKGRSEDRNIAFDNCSYSKEEITRISKLAFEAAQKRNKRVTLVDKANVLATSRLWREVVKEFAKNYPDVTLDFMFVDNAAMKIIQNPKFFDVVLTENMFGDILTDEASVITGSLGMLPSASVGSKTALYEPIHGSYPEAAGKNIANPNGAILSAAMLLETSFGLSEEASLIRKAVEECLNQGIVTSDIQKDSKFTTTQIGDKVAELIKTKKKELLAV; via the coding sequence ATGAAAAAGAACATTGCAGTCCTTAAAGGAGATGGTATTGGTCCGGAAGTAACGGATCAGGCTCTTAAAGCTCTTAAAGCCATCGAAGAAGTGTATGGCCACGAATTTACTTATACTGAAGCTTTAATTGGTGCTATTGCAATTGATGTAACAGGAAATCCATTCCCTGAAGAAACATTCAAAACCTGCCAGGCTTCTGATGCAATTCTTTTCGGTGCTATCGGTCACCCTAAATATGATAATGATCCTAACGCTCCGGTTAGGCCAGAGCAAGGTCTTCTTGCAATGAGAAAAAGCCTTGGTTTGTTCGCAAACATAAGACCGATCAATACTTATAAAATTTTAGCAAACTCTTCTCCTCTCAGAGCTGATCTTGTTGATGGAGTGGATTTCGTTGTTTTCAGAGAGCTTACAGGTGGTATCTATTTCGGACAAAAAGGAAGAAGCGAAGACAGAAACATTGCGTTCGACAACTGTTCTTATTCAAAGGAAGAAATAACAAGAATAAGCAAGCTTGCTTTTGAAGCTGCTCAGAAGAGAAATAAAAGAGTTACCCTCGTAGATAAAGCTAACGTGCTTGCAACTTCAAGACTTTGGAGAGAAGTTGTGAAAGAGTTTGCTAAAAACTATCCTGATGTAACACTTGATTTCATGTTCGTAGACAATGCGGCAATGAAGATCATCCAGAATCCTAAATTCTTTGATGTAGTGCTAACAGAGAACATGTTCGGTGATATCCTCACTGATGAAGCTTCTGTTATCACGGGTTCTTTAGGGATGTTGCCATCTGCTTCTGTAGGTAGCAAAACTGCCCTTTATGAGCCGATTCACGGATCTTATCCTGAAGCTGCAGGCAAAAATATTGCTAATCCAAATGGTGCAATACTTTCTGCTGCAATGTTGTTGGAAACTTCTTTTGGTTTAAGCGAAGAAGCTTCTTTGATCAGAAAAGCAGTTGAAGAGTGTTTGAATCAAGGTATCGTTACTTCTGATATCCAGAAAGATTCTAAGTTTACAACTACTCAGATCGGTGACAAAGTTGCTGAATTGATCAAAACCAAAAAGAAAGAGTTGTTGGCTGTTTAA
- the ilvD gene encoding dihydroxy-acid dehydratase — protein sequence MENINKTSSRLTQDVTQPASQAMMYGAGFTEEDMSKAQVGIASTGYEGNTCNMHLNTLAGWVKEGVTKAGLKPLQFNTIGVSDGMSMGTPGMRYSLISRDVIADSIEAIAGAHYYDSLVTIMGCDKNMPGALIAMARLNRPSLMVYGGTIKAGNWKGEKLNIVSAFEALGKKFAGTISEEDFKGVIQNACPGAGACGGMYTANTMASAIEALGMSLPYSSSAPALSDKKKQECFNAGEAIKNLLIKDIKPKDIITYESITNAVRVAMVLGGSTNLILHFLAIAKAADVKFKLKDFQDLSDKTPMLADFKPSGKYMMEDMDNIGGLPSVMKMMLKEGLLHGDCLTITGKTVKENLESYPDLPKDQNIIYPLSNPIKPTGHLQVLYGNIAPEGSVAKITGKEGERFEGTAKVYDSEEDMNLGIEKGEVKAGNVVVIRYVGPKGAPGMPEMLKGTSLIIGQGLGNSVALITDGRFSGGTHGFVVGHITPEAQEGGPIGLVKDGDKIIIDSVNNTIDVLVSDEELQKRKSAWVKPAYKANKGLLYKYLKTVSSASEGCVTDEIK from the coding sequence ATGGAAAACATAAATAAAACGAGCTCAAGATTAACTCAGGATGTTACACAGCCTGCTTCTCAGGCAATGATGTATGGTGCCGGTTTTACGGAAGAAGATATGAGTAAAGCTCAGGTGGGAATTGCAAGTACAGGTTACGAAGGTAACACTTGCAATATGCACTTGAATACTCTTGCTGGGTGGGTTAAAGAAGGAGTTACCAAAGCCGGTTTAAAACCACTTCAGTTTAATACAATAGGAGTGAGTGACGGTATGTCAATGGGCACTCCCGGAATGAGATATTCCCTTATTTCAAGGGATGTTATAGCTGACAGTATCGAAGCGATTGCAGGAGCGCATTACTATGATTCATTGGTTACGATCATGGGTTGTGATAAAAACATGCCTGGAGCGTTGATCGCAATGGCTCGTTTGAACAGACCATCGCTGATGGTTTACGGTGGTACAATCAAAGCCGGAAACTGGAAAGGTGAAAAATTAAACATTGTTTCTGCATTTGAAGCATTAGGGAAAAAATTCGCAGGGACAATCTCTGAAGAGGATTTTAAAGGTGTTATTCAGAATGCTTGTCCCGGAGCAGGTGCATGTGGTGGTATGTACACTGCAAATACAATGGCTTCTGCAATTGAAGCTTTGGGTATGTCTTTGCCATACAGTTCTTCTGCACCTGCATTAAGTGATAAGAAAAAACAGGAGTGTTTTAATGCAGGTGAGGCGATTAAAAATCTTCTGATAAAAGATATTAAGCCTAAGGATATCATTACATATGAATCTATTACCAATGCAGTGAGAGTAGCAATGGTATTAGGAGGCTCAACCAATCTGATCCTTCACTTCCTGGCTATCGCAAAAGCAGCAGATGTAAAGTTTAAGCTGAAAGATTTTCAGGATCTGTCTGATAAAACTCCAATGCTTGCTGACTTTAAGCCAAGCGGTAAGTATATGATGGAAGATATGGACAACATAGGAGGTCTTCCTTCTGTCATGAAAATGATGTTGAAAGAAGGGCTTCTTCATGGTGATTGTCTGACCATTACAGGAAAGACTGTAAAAGAAAATCTGGAGAGCTATCCTGACCTTCCTAAAGATCAGAATATTATTTACCCATTGAGCAATCCTATTAAACCTACAGGTCACTTACAGGTTCTTTACGGAAACATTGCTCCGGAAGGATCAGTGGCTAAAATTACTGGTAAAGAAGGGGAGCGTTTCGAAGGAACTGCCAAGGTTTATGATTCTGAAGAAGATATGAACCTGGGTATCGAGAAGGGTGAAGTAAAGGCCGGTAATGTTGTCGTAATCCGCTATGTAGGCCCTAAAGGAGCTCCTGGAATGCCTGAAATGCTTAAAGGAACTTCCCTTATCATCGGACAAGGCCTAGGAAATTCAGTAGCATTAATTACAGATGGTAGATTCTCTGGTGGAACTCATGGTTTTGTGGTTGGTCACATCACTCCTGAAGCTCAGGAAGGCGGTCCAATCGGACTTGTCAAAGATGGAGATAAAATTATAATTGATTCTGTCAACAACACGATAGATGTTTTAGTTTCCGACGAGGAACTTCAGAAAAGAAAAAGTGCCTGGGTTAAACCAGCATATAAAGCAAATAAAGGTCTGTTATACAAATACCTCAAAACGGTTTCTTCCGCTTCAGAGGGATGTGTGACAGATGAAATTAAATAG